The Amycolatopsis jiangsuensis nucleotide sequence TCGCGCGGGCGCTTGTGGAGCAGTTCTCCGGATCGGAGGCGACCATGCTCGATCGGTTGCACGGGCTGCGGTCACCGTTGCTCGAGCCAGTCATCGAACGGGTCGCGCCGGCCGTCGATCAGCTCGGTGAGCCGGCCTGGGACGCACTGCGCATCTGCTGGTCGGCCGCGCCCGCGCCGTTGACCGCCGCGCTGCTCGCCGACGTGCTTTCCGAGGTGGACGGCGGTACTCGTGGGGAACGGTTCGGCGCGGTGGAGGAGGTCGTCACCGGGTTGGTCACCGCGGGGGTGCTCGCCGGTGCGCTGCCGGGCGAACAGTTCGTGCTGCCCAAGTCGTTCCAGCTCGCGCTGCGCCGGGCCGATCCGCGCCCGGCCCGCACGGAGCGGCTGCGGGAGGCGGCACTCGGCGTGCTGGCGGACCGGGCCCGGCCGGGGCACGGGGTCGTCCGCGCGCGGATCCGCTCGACGCTGGACGACGAGGAACGCCGGGCCGCGCACCACCTCCTCAACGAGCTGACCAGCCGGGTTCCGTTCCGGGAGCTGCCTGCTGGGGAGGGTCTGCTGCGCAGCGCGCTGAGTTCACTGCACACGCTGTTCGACCGGATCCGGCAGGTCGGGAACGCGGCGGACCCGGACGCGCTCCGGCTGTCCACCCCGGTCCGGCCCGGCCTGGCGACGCTGATCCGGCGGCTGCAGAACGAGATCCTCGGCCCGTTCCTGACCTACTGGCACACCCGGCTCGACCAGCACCACGAGCTGCGTCCGCCGGGGATCGGCAGCCGGGACCACGAGCTGGCCTGGGAGCTGCACGGGCAGCTTCGGGCGGAGCTGGGCAAGGTCCGGCTTTCGCTGGCCGAGGTCGCCGAGGAGCTGGCCGTGCTCAGTGGGAATCCGTTGCGCTGAACGGCCACGGCTGCTGTGGCCCGCGGAGTTGCTCGTACGCTGCCGCGGCTTGCAGCACGGCGAGGTCGGCGAAGCGGGGACCAGTGATCTGCAGGCCGATCGGCTGGTCCGCCGGGTGGTAGCCGCAGTTCAGGGAGATCGAGGGCTGGCCGGACATGTTGTACGGGAGGGTGAAACCGATGTGCTCGAACGGGCGGGACGGGTCGTTCGTCGGCGACGCCCAGTCCGCGGGTGGGGCCGGGACGGCGCAGGTCGGCGACAGCACCAGGTCGTAGGGGGCAGTGGCGCGCAGGGCGGCGACGCTGATGCCGTCCATCGCGGCGAAACCGCGGTAGACGTCCAGGCCGGTGGCGGATTCGGCGCCGGCAGCCCATTCGCTGATCACCGGCAGCACGCGGGCACGGCGCTCCGGCGGCAGCCCGGACAGGTCGGACAGCGCGCGGACCCGCCAGAAAACATCAAGGCGGTCCAGCAGGTCGCGGGTCAGGAACGGGTCCATCGGCTCGACCACGGCGCCGGCGGACTCGAACAGGCGCGCGGCTTCCGTGACGGCGGCGGCCACGGCCGACTCCACGTCCAGGCCGACCCCGGCGGACAGCTGCAGGCCGACGCGCAGCCCGGACAGCGAACCTGGCGCGGACCAGTCGAGGGTTTCCGGCGGCAGGCTCAGGTGGTCTCGCTCGTCCGGCAGCGAGAGCACGCTCATCAGCCGCGCGGTGTCGGCGACGGTCCTGGTCAGCGGGCCGATCACGCGTCCGGCGAACGGCGGGTCCACCGGCACCCGGCCGAAGCTCGGCTTCAGCCCGACGAGCCCGCACCAGCCGGCGGGCAGCCGGACCGAACCGCCGATGTCCGACCCGACGTGCAACGGTCCGTAGCCCGCTGCGGCGGCCGCGGCAGCACCGGCGCTGGAACCGCCAGGCGTGCGTTCGAGGTTCCACGGATTGCGCGAAGCGACGTGAAAGCTCGACAGTCCTGACGTGAGCATGCCGTAGTCCGGCATCGTCGTCTTCGCCAACAGCACCGCGCCTGACTCGCGTACGCGCGCCGCGGCCGGTGCGTCTGCGACGGCTGGCGTCAGGGACGTCGCAGCAGTGCCCAACGGAACGGGCGTGCCGCGCGTTGCGATGTTCTCCTTCAGCGTCAACGGCACACCGTCGATCGGGCCAGCCGGCGCGCCCGCTTGCCAGCGCACTTCGGACGCCTTCGCGTCTTCGCGCGCCGAAGCAGCGTCGTACGCGTACAGGGCGTGCAGCTCTGGTTCACGGGCTTCGACGCGCGTAAGCACCGCTTCGGTCACCTCGACCGGCGAGAACGTCCGCGCGCGGTATCCCGCGATCAGCTCGTCAGCCGTCAAGTCCGCCAGTCCGGTCATCGTGTCCTCCAGTTCACGAAGCAGGTGGTTCGAAGCGGCCGTCGACTGCGGTCCAGCCACCGTCAACGGCCAGTACGGAGCCGGTCACGAACGTCGAAGCGTCCGAAGCGAGGTACACGACGGCGCCGGCCAACTCGTCCGCGCGTGCCCAGCGGCCGAGCGCGCCCTTCTGCGCGTACGCGTCGTACCAATCCGGACGCGCCTTGATCTGCGCGGTCAACGGTGTCTCGACCACGCCTGGCGCGATGGCGTTCACGCGTACGCCGGCAGGGCCGAACTCAGCGGCGGCAGTGCGGAACAGCTGCACCAAGCCGCCCTTCGTGGCCGCGTACGGGCCTTGCCCGGGCTCGACGGTGGTGCCGCGTATGGACGAGAACCCGATGATGCTCCCCCGCCCGCGCGCGACCATCGGCCCGCCGAACGCCCGCAGCACCTCGAACGCCACGCCCAGGTTCAGCTCGACGACCCGGTCGAACTCCTCCCGCGTGTACTCCAGCAACCGTTTGCGCACGTTCACCCCGGCAGTGAGCACGACGGCGTCGAGATCACCGAGGTCGACTGCGGCTCGCGCAACCGCGCCGGATTCGAGCAGGTCGATCTCGTACGCTTCGCCGACGCCGGTCCCCCGCGCGGCCGCGAGGTCCCGGTCCGCGCAGATCACCGAAGCACCGTGCGCCGCCAACGCCCGCGCGGCCTCGCGGCCGATCCCGCTTCCGCCACCGAGTACCACGGCTCGGCGACCGTCCATCCGGAACAGTTCGGCGTAGTTCACGGGCGCAGCACCGCCATTCTCGTCACGGTCAGCTCCTCCACGGCAAACCGCGGGCCTTCCCTGCCGATGCCGGAATCCTTGACCCCGCCGTAGGGCATCGTGTCGGAGCGGAAGCCGGGCACCTCGTTCACCACCACGCCACCGACCTCGAGTTCGTCCAGCGCCCGGAACGCGATCTGCAGCGATCGGCTGTACACACTCGCGTGCAGCCCGTAGCGCGAGGCGTTCACCGCGGCGAACGCCTCGTCCACATCGGACACTCTGCGGAGGCAGACCACCGGGCCGAAGATCTCCTCGTCCCAGCATTCGACCCCATCCGGCACGTCGGCGAGCACGGTCGGCTCCAGCACACCCTCGTGTACCGAGCCGCCGGCGAGCACCCGCGCGCCCGCGGCGGTCGCCTTGTCGACCCACTGCGCGACCCGCGCGGTCGACCGTTCGTCGATCAGCTTCGACACTCTCGTCTCCGCGGAGCGTGGGTCACCCACCGCCACCGAATCGAGCCGCGCGAGCACTCGTTCGGTGAATTCCGCGGCCACCGAAGCGACGACGAGCACCCGCTGCACGGAGATGCACGCCTGACCGGACGCGTAGAACCCGCCGCGCAGCACGGCATCCGCCGCCGCTTCGAGGTCCGCGTCCGCAGCCACGACCAATGCCGCGTTGGAACCCAGTTCCAGCAACGTCTTCGTCGGCGCCGCGTCGCGCGCGATCCGGTGGCCGACGGCGGCGGAGCCGGTGAACGAGACCGCGCCGATCCGCCGGTCGGTGATCAGCGCCGAGCCGACCGCGGCGTCTCCGGTCACCAGCTGCACCATCGCGGGCAGGTCG carries:
- a CDS encoding toll/interleukin-1 receptor domain-containing protein gives rise to the protein MPNWDVFVSYDRADAAAVGRIADALAKAGLRVFLDTTHLRQFGSIPDGVRTALSGSRLLLAYYSRSYGTRAACQEEFTTAFLAGPERVLVVNPEAGTEHLHPRRVLDVLLPGHPATSTALEALVAAVGKQVEDTDGTIGLAPSPERLTGPGKFAGRWAELWQLHDVLSHGGTAVVHGVIGIGKTSLAREYVQLFGRTYATVRWNEPNGEGADLVVLDDVTAPLHGSADGVACLVLTRDQRLAAAGAGIELTDLREHELPLAASLRGTAEGSTGLARALVEQFSGSEATMLDRLHGLRSPLLEPVIERVAPAVDQLGEPAWDALRICWSAAPAPLTAALLADVLSEVDGGTRGERFGAVEEVVTGLVTAGVLAGALPGEQFVLPKSFQLALRRADPRPARTERLREAALGVLADRARPGHGVVRARIRSTLDDEERRAAHHLLNELTSRVPFRELPAGEGLLRSALSSLHTLFDRIRQVGNAADPDALRLSTPVRPGLATLIRRLQNEILGPFLTYWHTRLDQHHELRPPGIGSRDHELAWELHGQLRAELGKVRLSLAEVAEELAVLSGNPLR
- a CDS encoding amidase, encoding MTGLADLTADELIAGYRARTFSPVEVTEAVLTRVEAREPELHALYAYDAASAREDAKASEVRWQAGAPAGPIDGVPLTLKENIATRGTPVPLGTAATSLTPAVADAPAAARVRESGAVLLAKTTMPDYGMLTSGLSSFHVASRNPWNLERTPGGSSAGAAAAAAAGYGPLHVGSDIGGSVRLPAGWCGLVGLKPSFGRVPVDPPFAGRVIGPLTRTVADTARLMSVLSLPDERDHLSLPPETLDWSAPGSLSGLRVGLQLSAGVGLDVESAVAAAVTEAARLFESAGAVVEPMDPFLTRDLLDRLDVFWRVRALSDLSGLPPERRARVLPVISEWAAGAESATGLDVYRGFAAMDGISVAALRATAPYDLVLSPTCAVPAPPADWASPTNDPSRPFEHIGFTLPYNMSGQPSISLNCGYHPADQPIGLQITGPRFADLAVLQAAAAYEQLRGPQQPWPFSATDSH
- a CDS encoding SDR family NAD(P)-dependent oxidoreductase: MNYAELFRMDGRRAVVLGGGSGIGREAARALAAHGASVICADRDLAAARGTGVGEAYEIDLLESGAVARAAVDLGDLDAVVLTAGVNVRKRLLEYTREEFDRVVELNLGVAFEVLRAFGGPMVARGRGSIIGFSSIRGTTVEPGQGPYAATKGGLVQLFRTAAAEFGPAGVRVNAIAPGVVETPLTAQIKARPDWYDAYAQKGALGRWARADELAGAVVYLASDASTFVTGSVLAVDGGWTAVDGRFEPPAS
- a CDS encoding aldehyde dehydrogenase family protein produces the protein MPEYPDGLPVGPGWQSTVDRADVVFPYDGSVIGRAPVGTAELATRAIDEAVAVAREVAALPSRTRRTLLNDVAGLLREHQAEFEQLLVMETGKPLVDCRVEVARTIVTWEAAAEEVSRLHGETVPLDLLPSGDGLVGFWKRKPIGVVVGIAGFNYPLLLASHKIAPSLAAGCPVVLKPAPQTPLATLWLVDLVRSCTDLPAMVQLVTGDAAVGSALITDRRIGAVSFTGSAAVGHRIARDAAPTKTLLELGSNAALVVAADADLEAAADAVLRGGFYASGQACISVQRVLVVASVAAEFTERVLARLDSVAVGDPRSAETRVSKLIDERSTARVAQWVDKATAAGARVLAGGSVHEGVLEPTVLADVPDGVECWDEEIFGPVVCLRRVSDVDEAFAAVNASRYGLHASVYSRSLQIAFRALDELEVGGVVVNEVPGFRSDTMPYGGVKDSGIGREGPRFAVEELTVTRMAVLRP